GCTGGACGATGTGGCCGAGCGACTGTTTACCTCGCCACAAACCCTGCGTCGCCGCCTCAAAGACGAGGGCAACAGCTGGCAGGACATCAAGGATTCCGTACGCCGGGACATGGCCATGTACCAGCTCAAGCAACAGGAAACCGCGGTGGCGGAAATTGCCGAGCGGCTAGGTTTCTCAGAACCCAGTGCCTTCAATCGCGCGTTCAAGAAGTGGACCGGGCTCGCCCCCGGTGCCTACCGAGAGAAATACCGTGACTAAGACTGGGGCCTGACCAGAAAATAAAAAGCCGCGGGATTATCCGCGGCTTGCTGTGGTCTGTGGGCGCAGTAATTACTGCGGGGTGAATTCAGTCACTTTCACCACGATGCGACGGTTGTGCTGCTTGCCTTCTTCGGTTTCATTATCTGCAACCGGACTCGCAGACCCCATACCCACGGCGGTCACTCGAGTTTCATCAACACCGGCATTGATTAGCATCGCGCGGACTGCTCTGGCGCGCTCTTCTGACAATTGCTGATTCGCCACGGCGTCACCATCGCTATCGGTGTGACCTTCGATGGCGATTTTCAGGCCCGGATTGTTTTCCATGATCTGGATCAACGCCTGCACATCGGGAATGGATGCACTATTCGGCGTACTGCCATCGGTGGGAAACTCAATCGTCAGCGGGAATTCCTGGTTCGGATCGCGCTGGGCATTGGCCAGATAATCGCGGAAATTCTGTGCAAAGTCGCCGCTGGTGGCAGAATCTGGTGGTGTCGTATCCAAACTACCGGTGGTGTCGTCGGTGGTGCCGGTACCAGCAGGCTGCTCTTCCACAACCACTTCATCCTGCTCCATGACCACACCGCCGGTCTCGTCTTCCATCTTGTCTTTTTTCGCGCACATATTCAGTGCCCACAGCACACCGAGGGCAATCAACAGTGGCCACAACCATTTACCGAAACCGGATTTTTTCGCCGGCGGCGGTGTGTGTGCGGCGTGCGGGGTATCCCGCGGGGTAGTTTCCACCACAGTGCGCTCGGCAATTTCATCGAGACTGCCGGCATCCAGCTCTTTAAGCAGGCCAGACGGAATCTTGTCCTGGATATGGGCCTTCTGTCCCAGCAGCAGTGCCGCCAGGCCGCTCATATTCAGGCCTTTACTTTTTACCAGCTTACCCACCAGCGACATGATCACCGGCGCCGCAGTGCGCAACAGGCTGCCGCCTTTGGCGCCGTCCAGGCCAAGAGAGGACGACAGTACATTGATCACGCCATCTTTGTGGTTGCCCAGAATATTATCCAGCAGATTGCCGCCGGTATCCTGCAGGCTTTTCATCTTGTTGGTGTCGCTAAAGATATCGCTCGGAGATGAGAGATCCATCGAGGTCGCATTGGTCGCCATATTCAATAGCGCTCCCAATCCACTCTCGCTGCCGGCTTTGTTCAGCATACCGGCGAGTACCGATGCCGCCCCGGTCGAGAAAGCCGATTGGGTCTGCCCCTCGGACAGCCCCAGCGCCTTACCCAGTGCACCCAGGCCGGAAGAGCCCAGATGGCTGATCGCCATATCCAGTAAATTCTCTGACATTTGCGTACCTCGTGCATTCGGTCAGTGGGATCACTTACCTCAGTGTACGGCACAAAAATCTACATATTAGTTCGATTGAGAATAAGCATCCCTCCATACATCAAGAAACTGAATTCATCGGCTCATAGGACTGGCGCCAAATGACATTCCATCTTCCCGCCATTGCGCTAATTTAAAGGGTGACCGGCACGCCGTTCATATGGCGACTCAGGTGACACTCCTATTGCCGCCATCGATCAACAATAACGTCAGCAAGAGAACCCCATGATCCCGAGAACTGTGTACTCCAGCGAGCACGAACAATTCCGCGACAGCGTGCGTAAATTCCTCGAACAGGAGGCCGCTCCCTACCACCACCAGTGGGAAAAAGACGGGCAGGTCGACCGCGAGCTGTGGCGCAAGGCCGGTGCCATGGGCTTTCTGTGTCCGCAGGTAGCCGAAGCCTACGGTGGCCTGGAACTGGATTTTGGCTACAACGCCATTGTGGATGAGGAAATCTCCCGCCTCGGGCTTACGGGTATCGGCTGGGGCCTGCACTCGGATATCGCCGTCCCCTACATCGCCAATTACGCCACCGAAGAACAAAAGCAGAAATATCTACCGGGCTGTATCAGCGGCGACATCGTCACCGCCATTGCCATGACCGAACCCGGCGCCGGCTCAGACCTGCAGGGCGTGCGCACCACCGCGATCAAAAATGGCGACCACTACGTACTGAACGGCTCCAAAACCTTTATCACCAACGGTCAGCACGCCGACCTGGTGGTCGTGGTCGCAAAAACCGATCCCGCCGCCGGCGCTGCCGGCGTCAGCCTGTTCCTGGTGGACGCAGATCTGCCCGGGTTCAAAAAGGGCACCAATCTGGAAAAGGTGGGCATGAAAGCCCAGGACACTTCCGAGCTGTTTTTCGATGACGTGAAAGTGCCAGCAGAAAATCTGCTGGGCGGCGAGGGCCAGGGCTTTATCTACCTGATGCAGGAACTGCCGCAGGAGCGACTCAGCGTCGCGGTCAATGCCATTGCCAACTGCGAGG
The Microbulbifer celer DNA segment above includes these coding regions:
- a CDS encoding OmpA family protein; its protein translation is MSENLLDMAISHLGSSGLGALGKALGLSEGQTQSAFSTGAASVLAGMLNKAGSESGLGALLNMATNATSMDLSSPSDIFSDTNKMKSLQDTGGNLLDNILGNHKDGVINVLSSSLGLDGAKGGSLLRTAAPVIMSLVGKLVKSKGLNMSGLAALLLGQKAHIQDKIPSGLLKELDAGSLDEIAERTVVETTPRDTPHAAHTPPPAKKSGFGKWLWPLLIALGVLWALNMCAKKDKMEDETGGVVMEQDEVVVEEQPAGTGTTDDTTGSLDTTPPDSATSGDFAQNFRDYLANAQRDPNQEFPLTIEFPTDGSTPNSASIPDVQALIQIMENNPGLKIAIEGHTDSDGDAVANQQLSEERARAVRAMLINAGVDETRVTAVGMGSASPVADNETEEGKQHNRRIVVKVTEFTPQ
- a CDS encoding acyl-CoA dehydrogenase family protein, whose amino-acid sequence is MIPRTVYSSEHEQFRDSVRKFLEQEAAPYHHQWEKDGQVDRELWRKAGAMGFLCPQVAEAYGGLELDFGYNAIVDEEISRLGLTGIGWGLHSDIAVPYIANYATEEQKQKYLPGCISGDIVTAIAMTEPGAGSDLQGVRTTAIKNGDHYVLNGSKTFITNGQHADLVVVVAKTDPAAGAAGVSLFLVDADLPGFKKGTNLEKVGMKAQDTSELFFDDVKVPAENLLGGEGQGFIYLMQELPQERLSVAVNAIANCEAAIGWTIDYVKDRKAFGKPIAAFQNTQFKLAELDSELTALRVFIDKCLELHYEEKLDVATAAKAKLLATDFQCKLLDECMQLHGGFGYMWEYPIARAWADARVQRIYAGTNEIMKLIISRELLKE